Proteins encoded by one window of Amaranthus tricolor cultivar Red isolate AtriRed21 chromosome 4, ASM2621246v1, whole genome shotgun sequence:
- the LOC130809656 gene encoding bifunctional fucokinase/fucose pyrophosphorylase isoform X2, whose protein sequence is MRSLTIEFLTYNTLIFWQESIYCCCMPEVTLKEFHGPILWERFSCRFHIWQQMTLMGLFLYFLTIYLQYHPVPGGLFIMTGDVLPCFDASNLILPEDASCIITVPITLDIAANHGVVVASKTAFPESSSSVSVVENLLQKPSKDDLVDSQALLEDGRTLLDTGIIAVRGKAWFALVELACSCQSMILQLLDSKKEMSLYEDLVAAWVPTKHDWLKKRPLGEELVNKLGKQQMFSYCDHELLFLHFGTSSEVLDHLTGADSGLVGRRHLCSIPATTASDIAASAIVLSSKIAPGVSVGEDSLIYDSSISSGIQIGSLSIVVSVNVPGTIDGIVKDPIRFMLPDRHCIWEVPLSDRSDRVIVYCGLHDNPKTSIYKDGTFCGRPWQKVLHDLCIQEIDLWSSEVGEKCLWNARIFPILPYFEMLQLASWLMGLSGQKNQSMLFLWKRSPRVSLEVLHRSIDFQKMCSGSSSHQADLAAGIARACIGFGLLGRNLSQLSEEILQMELSGAEICKDLMAMCPSLQVHNTTLVPKSRAYQVKVDLLRACKNEALANELENKVWAAVADETASAVRYGFKEDLLDASLGMSSSHQGSIHDNVAEQQNVFRSVKVELPVRVDFVGGWSDTPPWSLERAGCVLNMAICLEGHLPVGTIIKMTRMTSVLITDDALNELIVQDPASIIPPFDVNDPFRLVKCALLVTGVLHDKKLQGKGLEVRTWANVPRGSGLGTSSILAAAVVKGLLQIIDGDDGEENVARLVLVLEQLMGTGGGWQDQIGGLYPGIKFTTSFPGIPLRLQVNPLSASPELMLELHQRLLVVFTGQVRLARRVLQNVVTRYLRRDNLLISSIKRLAELAKLGREALMNGDIDELGNIMMEAWRLHQELDPFCSNQSVDRLFEFSEPYCCGYKLVGAGGGGFALLLAKDAVSANELRHLLSKGSEFDVKVYDWSIFA, encoded by the exons ATGAGAAGTTTGACGATAGAGTTTCTGACCTACAATACACTGATTTTTTGGCAAGAAAGCATATACTGTTGCTGCATGCCGGAGGTGACTCTAAAAGAGTTCCATGGGCCAATCCTATGGGAAAGGTTTTCCTGCCGCTTCCATATTTGGCAGCAGATGACCCTGATGGGCCTGTTCCTTTACTTTTTGACCATATACTTGCAATATCATCCTGTGCCAG GTGGTTTATTCATTATGACGGGGGACGTCCTTCCTTGCTTTGATGCTTCCAATCTGATTCTTCCCGAGGATGCATCATGCATCATCACAGTTCCCATAACTCTTGACATTGCCGCTAACCATGGGGTTGTTGTAGCTTCTAAAACTGCGTTTCCGGAGTCGTCTTCTTCTGTCAGTGTTGTTGAGAATCTTCTGCAAAAACCCAGCAAGGATGATCTTGTCGATAGTCAAGCTCTCCTGGAGGATGGAAGAACATTGCTCGACACTGGAATCATAGCAGTTAGAGGTAAAGCATGGTTTGCTCTTGTTGAGCTTGCTTGCTCTTGCCAATCTATGATTCTGCAGCTTCTGGATAGTAAAAAAGAG ATGAGCTTGTATGAAGATCTAGTTGCGGCTTGGGTTCCCACCAAACATGATTGGTTAAAGAAGCGGCCATTAGGGGAGGAACTTGTCAATAAATTGGGAAAACAACAAATGTTTAGCTATTGTGATC ACGAGTTGCTCTTTTTGCATTTCGGAACATCAAGTGAAGTATTGGATCATCTTACTGGTGCTGACTCCGGACTTGTGGGGCGAAGGCATTTATGCTCTATTCCAGCAACCACTGCGTCTGACATTGCAGCATCTGCAATCGTACTATCCAGTAAAATTGCACCAGGAGTTTCAGTTGGAGAAGATTCTCTGATATATGATTCTTCCATTTCAAGTGGAATACAAATTGGTTCTTTGTCTATTGTTGTTAGTGTCAATGTTCCTGGGACTATTGATGGGATAGTTAAAGATCCAATAAGATTTATGCTTCCAGACCGACACTGTATCTGGGAGGTACCGTTATCTGATCGCAGTGATCGGGTTATTGTGTACTGTGGCCTTCATGATAATCCGAAGACATCAATATATAAGGATGGGACATTTTGTGGAAGACCATGGCAGAAGGTATTGCATGATTTATGCATTCAAGAAATTGATCTCTGGAGTTCAGAAGTTGGTGAAAAATGCTTATGGAATGCAAGAATATTCCCAATCCTCCCATACTTTGAAATGCTTCAGTTAGCATCATGGTTAATGGGTTTGAGCGGCCAGAAAAACCAATCCATGCTTTTCTTATGGAAAAGGTCTCCTCGTGTTAGTTTGGAAGTGCTGCATAGATCCATTGACTTTCAGAAAATGTGTTCGGGTTCCAGTAGTCATCAAGCTGATCTAGCTGCGGGTATTGCAAGAGCATGTATCGGCTTTGGATTGCTTGGACGTAATTTGTCTCAGTTGTCTGAAGAGATACTGCAAATGGAATTATCAGGAGCTGAAATCTGCAAAGATCTAATGGCAATGTGTCCCAGTTTGCAGGTGCATAACACAACATTAGTTCCTAAAAGTCGTGCATATCAGGTGAAAGTAGATCTTCTCCGTGCTTGTAAAAATGAAGCACTAGCAAATGAGCTGGAAAATAAAGTTTGGGCTGCAGTTGCTGATGAAACTGCTTCAGCTGTAAGATATGgttttaaag AGGATCTTTTGGATGCATCCCTTGGGATGTCATCTTCACACCAGGGCAGCATACATGACAATGTTGCAGAGCAGCAAAACGTGTTTAGAAGTGTGAAGGTTGAATTACCAGTTCGTGTTGATTTTGTTGGGGGTTGGAGTGATACTCCACCATGGAGCTTAGAGCGTGCTGGTTGTGTTCTTAACATGGCTATCTGTCTGGAAGGTCATCTCCCAGTTGGCACAATCATAAAAATGACAAGAATGACTAGTGTGCTAATTACCGATGATGCTTTGAATGAGCTAATTGTTCAGGATCCTGCCTCCATAATCCCTCCATTTGATGTTAATGATCCATTTAGGCTTGTCAAGTGCGCATTGCTTGTTACTGGTGTCCTTCATGACAAGAAGCTTCAAGGTAAGGGCTTGGAGGTTAGAACTTGGGCCAATGTTCCACGTGGAAGTGGCCTAGGGACGTCAAGCATACTTGCTGCTGCTGTGGTAAAGGGACTTCTACAAATAATTGACGGTGATGATGGGGAAGAAAATGTTGCCAGACTTGTTTTGGTGCTGGAGCAACTTATGGGCACAGGGGGAGGGTGGCAGGACCAGATTGGAGGATTGTATCCTGGTATTAAATTTACAACTAGCTTCCCTGGAATCCCGTTGCGGCTTCAGGTCAATCCTCTCTCCGCATCTCCAGAGTTGATGCTGGAGTTACATCAGAGACTGCTCGTGGTTTTCACTGGTCAA GTTCGACTTGCTCGCAGAGTTTTACAGAATGTGGTGACACGCTACTTGAGACGGGATAACCTGCTTATATCTAGTATCAAGCGTCTTGCTGAACTTGCAAAATTAGGGAGGGAAGCTCTCATGAACGGGGACATAGATGAGTTGGGTAACATCATGATGGAAGCTTGGAGGTTGCACCAAGAACTGGACCCATTTTGCAGTAATCAATCTGTTGACCGACTTTTCGAATTTTCCGAACCTTATTGTTGTGGTTACAAGCTCGTGGGTGCTGGTGGCGGTGGCTTTGCATTGTTGCTTGCCAAGGATGCTGTTAGTGCTAACGAATTGCGACATCTGCTATCTAAGGGCTCGGAGTTTGATGTAAAAGTCTATGATTGGAGTATCTTCGCCTAG
- the LOC130809656 gene encoding bifunctional fucokinase/fucose pyrophosphorylase isoform X1, which yields MADIKHGGQRKWRYKTNDHKQSKADIAETLRKSWYKLRLSVRHSARVPTWDAIVLTAASPEQAKLYEWQLNRAKRLGRIADSTVTLAVPDPLGNRIGSGAATLNAIYQLAEHYRKINAVIRADENIDSRSDEKFDDRVSDLQYTDFLARKHILLLHAGGDSKRVPWANPMGKVFLPLPYLAADDPDGPVPLLFDHILAISSCARQAFKSKGGLFIMTGDVLPCFDASNLILPEDASCIITVPITLDIAANHGVVVASKTAFPESSSSVSVVENLLQKPSKDDLVDSQALLEDGRTLLDTGIIAVRGKAWFALVELACSCQSMILQLLDSKKEMSLYEDLVAAWVPTKHDWLKKRPLGEELVNKLGKQQMFSYCDHELLFLHFGTSSEVLDHLTGADSGLVGRRHLCSIPATTASDIAASAIVLSSKIAPGVSVGEDSLIYDSSISSGIQIGSLSIVVSVNVPGTIDGIVKDPIRFMLPDRHCIWEVPLSDRSDRVIVYCGLHDNPKTSIYKDGTFCGRPWQKVLHDLCIQEIDLWSSEVGEKCLWNARIFPILPYFEMLQLASWLMGLSGQKNQSMLFLWKRSPRVSLEVLHRSIDFQKMCSGSSSHQADLAAGIARACIGFGLLGRNLSQLSEEILQMELSGAEICKDLMAMCPSLQVHNTTLVPKSRAYQVKVDLLRACKNEALANELENKVWAAVADETASAVRYGFKEDLLDASLGMSSSHQGSIHDNVAEQQNVFRSVKVELPVRVDFVGGWSDTPPWSLERAGCVLNMAICLEGHLPVGTIIKMTRMTSVLITDDALNELIVQDPASIIPPFDVNDPFRLVKCALLVTGVLHDKKLQGKGLEVRTWANVPRGSGLGTSSILAAAVVKGLLQIIDGDDGEENVARLVLVLEQLMGTGGGWQDQIGGLYPGIKFTTSFPGIPLRLQVNPLSASPELMLELHQRLLVVFTGQVRLARRVLQNVVTRYLRRDNLLISSIKRLAELAKLGREALMNGDIDELGNIMMEAWRLHQELDPFCSNQSVDRLFEFSEPYCCGYKLVGAGGGGFALLLAKDAVSANELRHLLSKGSEFDVKVYDWSIFA from the exons ATGGCGGACATTAAACATGGAGGACAGAGAAAATGGCGATACAAAACCAACGATCACAAGCAATCAAAAGCAGACATAGCAGAAACCTTGAGAAAATCATGGTACAAATTGCGTTTATCAGTTCGACATTCTGCTAGGGTTCCAACTTGGGACGCCATTGTTTTAACTGCTGCAAGTCCTGAGCAAGCTAAGCTTTACGAATGGCAACTTAATCGCGCTAAACGTCTTGGTCGAATTGCTGATTCTACTGTCACTCTTGCTGTGCCTGATCCTCTAGGTAACCGCATCGGATCTGGTGCCGCTACTCTTAATGCTATTTATCAACTTGCTGAGCATTACCGGAAGATAAAT GCGGTGATACGAGCCGACGAAAATATAGATTCTCGTTCTGATGAGAAGTTTGACGATAGAGTTTCTGACCTACAATACACTGATTTTTTGGCAAGAAAGCATATACTGTTGCTGCATGCCGGAGGTGACTCTAAAAGAGTTCCATGGGCCAATCCTATGGGAAAGGTTTTCCTGCCGCTTCCATATTTGGCAGCAGATGACCCTGATGGGCCTGTTCCTTTACTTTTTGACCATATACTTGCAATATCATCCTGTGCCAGGCAAGCTTTCAAAAGCAAAG GTGGTTTATTCATTATGACGGGGGACGTCCTTCCTTGCTTTGATGCTTCCAATCTGATTCTTCCCGAGGATGCATCATGCATCATCACAGTTCCCATAACTCTTGACATTGCCGCTAACCATGGGGTTGTTGTAGCTTCTAAAACTGCGTTTCCGGAGTCGTCTTCTTCTGTCAGTGTTGTTGAGAATCTTCTGCAAAAACCCAGCAAGGATGATCTTGTCGATAGTCAAGCTCTCCTGGAGGATGGAAGAACATTGCTCGACACTGGAATCATAGCAGTTAGAGGTAAAGCATGGTTTGCTCTTGTTGAGCTTGCTTGCTCTTGCCAATCTATGATTCTGCAGCTTCTGGATAGTAAAAAAGAG ATGAGCTTGTATGAAGATCTAGTTGCGGCTTGGGTTCCCACCAAACATGATTGGTTAAAGAAGCGGCCATTAGGGGAGGAACTTGTCAATAAATTGGGAAAACAACAAATGTTTAGCTATTGTGATC ACGAGTTGCTCTTTTTGCATTTCGGAACATCAAGTGAAGTATTGGATCATCTTACTGGTGCTGACTCCGGACTTGTGGGGCGAAGGCATTTATGCTCTATTCCAGCAACCACTGCGTCTGACATTGCAGCATCTGCAATCGTACTATCCAGTAAAATTGCACCAGGAGTTTCAGTTGGAGAAGATTCTCTGATATATGATTCTTCCATTTCAAGTGGAATACAAATTGGTTCTTTGTCTATTGTTGTTAGTGTCAATGTTCCTGGGACTATTGATGGGATAGTTAAAGATCCAATAAGATTTATGCTTCCAGACCGACACTGTATCTGGGAGGTACCGTTATCTGATCGCAGTGATCGGGTTATTGTGTACTGTGGCCTTCATGATAATCCGAAGACATCAATATATAAGGATGGGACATTTTGTGGAAGACCATGGCAGAAGGTATTGCATGATTTATGCATTCAAGAAATTGATCTCTGGAGTTCAGAAGTTGGTGAAAAATGCTTATGGAATGCAAGAATATTCCCAATCCTCCCATACTTTGAAATGCTTCAGTTAGCATCATGGTTAATGGGTTTGAGCGGCCAGAAAAACCAATCCATGCTTTTCTTATGGAAAAGGTCTCCTCGTGTTAGTTTGGAAGTGCTGCATAGATCCATTGACTTTCAGAAAATGTGTTCGGGTTCCAGTAGTCATCAAGCTGATCTAGCTGCGGGTATTGCAAGAGCATGTATCGGCTTTGGATTGCTTGGACGTAATTTGTCTCAGTTGTCTGAAGAGATACTGCAAATGGAATTATCAGGAGCTGAAATCTGCAAAGATCTAATGGCAATGTGTCCCAGTTTGCAGGTGCATAACACAACATTAGTTCCTAAAAGTCGTGCATATCAGGTGAAAGTAGATCTTCTCCGTGCTTGTAAAAATGAAGCACTAGCAAATGAGCTGGAAAATAAAGTTTGGGCTGCAGTTGCTGATGAAACTGCTTCAGCTGTAAGATATGgttttaaag AGGATCTTTTGGATGCATCCCTTGGGATGTCATCTTCACACCAGGGCAGCATACATGACAATGTTGCAGAGCAGCAAAACGTGTTTAGAAGTGTGAAGGTTGAATTACCAGTTCGTGTTGATTTTGTTGGGGGTTGGAGTGATACTCCACCATGGAGCTTAGAGCGTGCTGGTTGTGTTCTTAACATGGCTATCTGTCTGGAAGGTCATCTCCCAGTTGGCACAATCATAAAAATGACAAGAATGACTAGTGTGCTAATTACCGATGATGCTTTGAATGAGCTAATTGTTCAGGATCCTGCCTCCATAATCCCTCCATTTGATGTTAATGATCCATTTAGGCTTGTCAAGTGCGCATTGCTTGTTACTGGTGTCCTTCATGACAAGAAGCTTCAAGGTAAGGGCTTGGAGGTTAGAACTTGGGCCAATGTTCCACGTGGAAGTGGCCTAGGGACGTCAAGCATACTTGCTGCTGCTGTGGTAAAGGGACTTCTACAAATAATTGACGGTGATGATGGGGAAGAAAATGTTGCCAGACTTGTTTTGGTGCTGGAGCAACTTATGGGCACAGGGGGAGGGTGGCAGGACCAGATTGGAGGATTGTATCCTGGTATTAAATTTACAACTAGCTTCCCTGGAATCCCGTTGCGGCTTCAGGTCAATCCTCTCTCCGCATCTCCAGAGTTGATGCTGGAGTTACATCAGAGACTGCTCGTGGTTTTCACTGGTCAA GTTCGACTTGCTCGCAGAGTTTTACAGAATGTGGTGACACGCTACTTGAGACGGGATAACCTGCTTATATCTAGTATCAAGCGTCTTGCTGAACTTGCAAAATTAGGGAGGGAAGCTCTCATGAACGGGGACATAGATGAGTTGGGTAACATCATGATGGAAGCTTGGAGGTTGCACCAAGAACTGGACCCATTTTGCAGTAATCAATCTGTTGACCGACTTTTCGAATTTTCCGAACCTTATTGTTGTGGTTACAAGCTCGTGGGTGCTGGTGGCGGTGGCTTTGCATTGTTGCTTGCCAAGGATGCTGTTAGTGCTAACGAATTGCGACATCTGCTATCTAAGGGCTCGGAGTTTGATGTAAAAGTCTATGATTGGAGTATCTTCGCCTAG